A single genomic interval of Microbulbifer variabilis harbors:
- a CDS encoding ribonucleoside-diphosphate reductase subunit alpha — translation MHTETGRSQTVPAAKSGTTSDQATDGTTLAATAPGQIRVIKRNGTVVPYDDGKISVAVTKAFLAVEGGTAAASSRVHEQVEELVGQISATFKRRMPSGGTIHIEEIQDQVELALMRAGEHKVARDYVLYREEHARLRAEKEKSASQTEQAVDAHPSIRVKLDDDSLVPLDMERLRTVVSEACEGLKDVNAEAILSEALKNLYDGVSENDINTALVITARTLVEKEPNYTYATASLLLDKLRSEALRFLDIAERATQHEMEKLYASTLPAYVKKGIELDLLDPALATFDLEKLGEALKGERDHQFTYLGLQTLYDRYFLHSDDIRFELPQIFFMRVAMGLSINEENKNERAVEFYNLLSSFDYMSSTPTLFNAGTLRPQLSSCYLTTVPDDLHGIYGAIRDNAMLSKWAGGLGNDWTPVRSLGSYIKGTNGKSQGVVPFLKVANDTAVAVNQGGKRKGAVCAYLETWHLDIEEFLELRKNTGDDRRRTHDMNTANWVPDLFMKRVFEDKEWTLFSPADCPDLHDLFGTAFEERYNHYEQLAAEGKLRLFKKIRALDLWRKMLGMLFETGHPWITFKDSCNLRSPQQHAGVVHSSNLCTEITLNTKADDEIAVCNLGSVNLAQHIGDNGELDRTKLANTVKTAVRMLDNVIDINYYAVESARQSNMRHRPVGMGLMGFQDALYKAGIAYASDEAVAFADNTMEAISFEAISASSDLAAERGKYQTYEGSLWSKGVLPLDSIQILAEQRGQQFIDQDTSSTLDWDGLREKVKAQGMRNSNVMAIAPTATIANITGVSQSIEPTYQNLYVKSNLSGEFTVVNPYLVHDLKDRGLWDQVMVNDLKYYEGSVQKIDRVPEDLKAKYRTAFEVEPRWIVDAASRRQKWIDQAQSLNLYIAGADGKKLDLTYRMAWFRGLKTTYYLRALAATTTEKSTVNSGTLNAVSAHGSSNGAAAAAPVEQAAPAPAAVPQACSLDDPDCEACQ, via the coding sequence ATGCACACAGAGACAGGGCGCTCTCAAACCGTGCCTGCGGCAAAATCAGGCACAACCAGCGACCAGGCTACTGACGGCACCACTCTGGCCGCCACCGCACCGGGCCAGATCCGCGTCATCAAGCGCAATGGTACCGTTGTCCCCTACGACGATGGCAAAATTTCCGTTGCCGTTACCAAGGCCTTTCTCGCTGTTGAAGGCGGCACCGCCGCTGCGTCCAGCCGTGTACACGAGCAAGTCGAGGAGCTGGTTGGCCAGATCAGCGCCACCTTTAAGCGTCGCATGCCCTCTGGCGGCACTATCCATATCGAGGAAATTCAGGACCAGGTGGAACTGGCCCTGATGCGCGCCGGTGAACACAAGGTTGCCCGCGACTACGTACTCTACCGCGAAGAGCACGCACGCCTGCGTGCGGAAAAAGAAAAAAGTGCCAGTCAAACCGAACAGGCTGTCGATGCGCACCCCAGCATCCGCGTTAAACTCGACGACGACAGCCTCGTTCCCCTGGATATGGAGCGCCTGCGCACTGTTGTCAGCGAAGCCTGTGAAGGTCTGAAAGACGTCAACGCCGAGGCCATCCTCAGCGAGGCCCTGAAGAACCTTTACGACGGCGTCTCCGAAAACGATATCAATACCGCCCTGGTAATTACTGCGCGTACTCTGGTTGAAAAAGAGCCAAATTACACTTACGCCACAGCCAGCCTACTGCTGGACAAGCTGCGCTCCGAAGCCCTGCGCTTCCTCGATATCGCCGAGCGCGCCACCCAGCACGAGATGGAAAAACTCTACGCTTCCACTCTGCCCGCTTACGTGAAAAAGGGTATCGAGCTGGACCTGCTGGACCCCGCCCTGGCCACCTTCGACCTGGAAAAACTCGGCGAAGCTTTAAAAGGCGAACGCGATCACCAGTTTACCTACCTGGGCCTGCAGACCCTGTACGACCGCTACTTCCTGCACAGTGATGATATTCGTTTCGAGCTGCCGCAGATTTTCTTTATGCGCGTCGCCATGGGCCTCAGCATTAACGAAGAAAACAAGAACGAGCGCGCGGTAGAGTTCTACAACCTGTTGAGCTCTTTCGACTACATGAGCTCCACCCCGACCCTGTTCAACGCCGGCACCCTGCGTCCGCAGCTATCCTCCTGCTACCTGACTACAGTACCGGACGACCTGCACGGTATTTACGGCGCAATCCGTGACAACGCCATGCTGTCCAAGTGGGCCGGCGGCCTCGGCAACGACTGGACGCCGGTGCGCTCCCTGGGTTCCTATATCAAAGGTACCAACGGCAAGTCCCAGGGTGTTGTGCCCTTCCTGAAAGTGGCCAATGACACCGCAGTAGCCGTCAACCAGGGCGGTAAGCGCAAGGGCGCTGTGTGTGCCTACCTGGAAACCTGGCACCTGGATATCGAGGAATTCCTCGAACTGCGCAAGAATACCGGTGACGACCGCCGCCGCACCCACGATATGAACACCGCAAACTGGGTCCCCGACCTGTTTATGAAGCGCGTGTTCGAAGACAAAGAGTGGACCCTCTTCTCCCCGGCCGATTGCCCGGACCTGCACGACCTGTTCGGCACCGCCTTTGAAGAGCGCTACAACCACTACGAGCAACTGGCTGCCGAAGGCAAGCTGCGTCTGTTCAAGAAAATCCGCGCGCTCGACCTGTGGCGCAAGATGCTGGGCATGCTGTTCGAAACCGGCCACCCCTGGATCACCTTTAAAGACAGCTGCAACCTGCGCAGCCCGCAACAGCACGCCGGTGTGGTACACAGCTCCAACCTGTGCACCGAGATCACGCTCAACACCAAGGCCGACGACGAAATCGCCGTATGTAACCTGGGCTCCGTCAACCTGGCTCAACATATTGGTGACAACGGTGAACTCGACCGCACCAAGCTGGCCAATACCGTAAAAACCGCGGTACGTATGCTCGATAACGTGATCGACATTAACTACTACGCGGTTGAAAGTGCACGTCAGTCCAACATGCGTCACCGCCCTGTGGGCATGGGCCTGATGGGCTTCCAGGACGCGCTGTACAAAGCCGGCATCGCCTACGCCAGCGATGAAGCCGTAGCCTTCGCCGACAACACCATGGAAGCGATTAGCTTCGAAGCCATCTCCGCTTCCAGCGACCTGGCTGCTGAGCGCGGCAAGTACCAGACCTACGAAGGCTCCCTGTGGAGCAAGGGTGTTCTGCCACTGGATTCCATCCAGATCCTGGCTGAGCAGCGCGGCCAGCAATTTATCGATCAGGACACCAGCTCCACTCTGGACTGGGACGGCCTGCGCGAAAAAGTAAAAGCCCAAGGTATGCGTAACTCCAACGTGATGGCGATCGCCCCTACCGCGACCATTGCCAATATCACCGGGGTTTCCCAGTCGATCGAACCGACTTATCAAAACCTGTATGTGAAATCGAACCTGTCCGGCGAATTCACCGTAGTAAACCCCTACCTGGTACACGATCTGAAAGATCGCGGCCTGTGGGATCAGGTCATGGTTAACGACCTGAAATACTACGAGGGTTCCGTGCAGAAAATCGATCGCGTACCAGAAGACCTGAAAGCGAAATACCGCACCGCGTTTGAAGTGGAACCGCGTTGGATTGTGGACGCCGCCAGCCGTCGCCAGAAGTGGATCGACCAGGCTCAGTCCCTGAATCTGTATATTGCCGGCGCTGATGGCAAGAAGCTGGACCTGACCTATCGCATGGCTTGGTTCCGCGGCTTGAAAACCACTTACTACCTGCGTGCCCTGGCTGCCACTACCACAGAGAAATCCACTGTAAACAGCGGCACCCTGAACGCGGTAAGCGCACACGGCAGCAGCAATGGTGCCGCCGCAGCAGCGCCTGTAGAACAGGCTGCACCCGCACCAGCGGCAGTGCCGCAGGCTTGCTCTCTGGACGATCCAGACTGCGAAGCCTGTCAGTAA
- a CDS encoding ribonucleotide-diphosphate reductase subunit beta, protein MLSWDDFETKPQQPEKAVKAQTAAEPQAKSVQEPSASYSAETPASSTTKNGSAAVEAARAAVASLDPAPGLEELEMGAARIQVDEKRIINCRADLNQLVPFKYDWAWQKYLDGCANHWMPQEINMNKDVSMWKDPNGLTEDERRIVEYSLGYFSTADSLVANNLVLAIYRHITNPECRQYLLRQSFEEAIHTHAYQYCVESLGMDEGEVFNMYREVPAVAKKAAWSLSHTQAIGDPNFKTGTVESDQELLRNLIAFYAVTEGIFFYCGFSQILSMGRRNKMTGVAEQFQYILRDESMHLNFGIDVINQIKLENPHLWTAEFQQEVTQMILEGMELEVAYARDTMPRGVLGMNANMMEEYLQFIANRRLSQLGLKEQFPGAQNPFPWMSEIMDLRKEKNFFETRVIEYQTGGALQW, encoded by the coding sequence ATGCTGAGCTGGGACGATTTCGAGACAAAGCCCCAACAACCCGAAAAAGCCGTTAAGGCGCAGACCGCAGCGGAGCCCCAGGCGAAATCCGTACAAGAGCCCAGCGCTTCTTACTCTGCGGAAACTCCAGCGAGCTCCACCACAAAAAATGGCTCCGCCGCTGTTGAGGCTGCACGTGCAGCCGTTGCCAGCCTGGACCCGGCGCCCGGCCTGGAAGAACTGGAAATGGGTGCGGCCCGTATCCAGGTGGATGAAAAGCGTATTATCAATTGCCGTGCCGACCTCAACCAGCTGGTCCCCTTTAAATACGACTGGGCCTGGCAAAAATACCTGGACGGCTGCGCCAACCACTGGATGCCCCAGGAAATCAACATGAACAAAGACGTGTCCATGTGGAAAGACCCCAACGGTCTGACCGAGGACGAGCGTCGTATCGTGGAATACTCCCTGGGTTATTTCTCCACTGCGGACTCCCTGGTTGCTAATAATCTGGTACTGGCTATCTACCGTCATATCACCAACCCAGAGTGCCGCCAGTACCTGCTGCGCCAGTCTTTCGAAGAAGCGATCCACACCCACGCCTACCAGTACTGTGTAGAATCCCTGGGCATGGACGAAGGCGAAGTCTTCAATATGTACCGCGAAGTGCCCGCCGTTGCCAAAAAGGCGGCTTGGAGCCTGTCCCACACCCAGGCCATCGGTGATCCCAACTTCAAAACCGGCACCGTTGAATCCGACCAGGAGCTGCTGCGCAACCTGATCGCCTTCTATGCCGTCACCGAAGGTATCTTCTTCTACTGTGGTTTCAGCCAGATTCTGTCTATGGGTCGCCGCAACAAAATGACCGGTGTTGCCGAGCAGTTCCAGTACATCCTGCGCGACGAGTCTATGCACCTGAACTTCGGCATCGACGTGATCAACCAGATCAAGCTGGAAAACCCACACCTGTGGACGGCGGAATTCCAGCAGGAAGTGACCCAGATGATTCTCGAAGGTATGGAACTCGAAGTGGCCTACGCCCGCGACACCATGCCCCGCGGCGTACTCGGCATGAATGCAAATATGATGGAGGAATACCTCCAGTTTATCGCCAACCGCCGCCTCAGCCAGCTGGGCCTGAAAGAGCAGTTCCCAGGCGCACAGAACCCATTCCCGTGGATGTCTGAGATTATGGACCTGCGCAAAGAGAAAAACTTCTTTGAAACCCGCGTTATCGAATATCAGACCGGCGGCGCGCTGCAGTGGTAA
- a CDS encoding toxin TcdB middle/N-terminal domain-containing protein, giving the protein MLRKLLLSCCMVVSSTAAVAANEHTALQAPVLNLPTGPGSISGLGEAFTPNLNTGTSSRLVNLAVPPGRNGLAPDVSLEYNSGFGNGLLGLGHKLVIPYIQRQTDKGLPNYSEWGQTDRQDNDRDGRTDEFDEFDTFINHLGEELVLVEDGVYRTKNASDFARYERLSKGWLVTQSNGLRWYLGQDSNSRVSGNNGTSVFSWYLEAVEDTHGNRIDYQYRKLDDGVQIYLDRIQYNTNGDMAVQFHYEDRPDILTNYKAGFEIKTAYRLQRVETQFAGRHLRKYEFSYQPLTEWQSLSLLQEVHSSAGEGESTVTLPPVRYGYTHYQQDQVFMSPMPAASQVPLNNPDVAFLDINRDGLPDIINTAPNKDSYWLNLGPGDDGLPQWQNYREMSTFSYSRISNPAVTWADIDGDGLVNMLQYNSGSIDYFHLDETHNWQYSGALNRLYIPLDSPNVEMVDINNDKRIDVFTTSASTNGKVTSHIVQLNHPDGWSQPIELPIPADSQRVRLGDPNVFLRDMNGDGLPDLVWVSNGYAAYYANRGLQGFAPAVVFANSPDTLHNLKNVRVTDINADGRADLVYLNGTHVSIWLNQGLNSNQHQLAQFSQPQLIQAQGNVAPEEVRLVDINGNGSTDIVWYSPGRGANTFYFAELFPNEQPNQLKTIDNGLGALTTLEYGSVVEEMVRDREGNSSWSQGIPVAMQVLKRVVVDDGRGGEQQTTEMDYWDGFYDAADKEFQGFAHSEERRVGDASTPTLATRYEFHLGQKADGTEQEALQGKIKQIETRDAFGGIFWREENQWELRQLLSGYAEESRKVEFAAMTERQQHMLERGSGTPVTLAWEYDYDNYGNTTYIKELGRTDGNWQDERITQLRFSAESASAQGHWFLHLPLERKVTDLSGRAVAKEQWFYDDESFSAGNLGAVSKGNLTLRRLWHDAESADAYVAAERHRYDAFGNRIQSYDPLWDANTGHQTKVTYDSQYHTFPTEVGLHTGSRWLTARAGYDKGLGVLTDYTDFNGQQTQYGYDSHGRLTAMAKPGDSLQLPTVEYDYQLAQMVDGHRISWVETRQRERSGASGTIDSRRFYDGLGRTLMVRSEAEQPGQVVVSDHSNFNARGQVVQTALPYFAQGLAYRANDKGQHHRQYLYDAQGRTQEVYQPYTAQSGESVFNRITYLPMAQVLEDEEQTRANSVHHGAAKKLVFDGLQTAQGEYRLRQVDEIVGANTQGGIGGATWSTYYDYDLNGNFTRLQDAQNNVRTMHYDDLGRMRFLDDPNRGQRWQYFDDAGNLLATRDALGQERHYRYDGANRLFAEYQLSPRGEAPSGANWQPGLQLGSTSPVVSYQYDQRGEEGGAFLLGRLAKVTDQAGFEQWGYDARGRVVQRQRKITGPQIDSPLYTTRFAYDSAGRMTQQFYPDNSRVNFEYNTRGLLERIPGVVERLDYTANGVLQHQGLANGVETDWGFDERQRLAGLRTQRSGDALPLQQWDYRFDAVSNVLGIDDQRPSDALAAMAAELGATSAQAASLAKNIVYSYDDVYRLTGVADDIEQVYYSYDKIGNLLQVGRASVDLADMATAGNTQITDLRYGGSHDNGNTGASNRSSRGSLPGPQALSWAEGLIEYDDNGNRTQAGDQTYHWDHDQRLTYAGNKQAADQYGYDFKHQRRFKITERTGGARSVTLYIDGDSEVRDGKLLKYISVGQKRIARSDQSGEVFTPTEYYLHTHVGSTDLTLDKAGKIINAFTYKSYGELENVFGDSTAAPYRYAGKELDESTGLGYFERRYLQSDFGTFISPDPVLNHSGRFTDPQRWTPYRYARNNPINFIDPMGESVVEAGSGSDCCGGEPSKPKEVKITVSGTPNGNYASSWAYPDGDPNKVYQAPLYDLTVTTGDKSKTFEVIRFGPRNKDGKMSVAGLADKQTHTIDWYPEYEIHSANTDENGAWIVYDNFLIHDGPDNERETFGTAGCLEICGPKGFSTFNKTLLEFSEAKSLDDVKAKITYESADRPKLSDFKLR; this is encoded by the coding sequence ATGCTGCGCAAATTATTGCTGTCTTGCTGCATGGTTGTGTCATCTACGGCTGCTGTTGCTGCCAATGAACACACCGCTTTGCAAGCGCCCGTTCTCAATCTGCCGACAGGTCCGGGCAGTATCTCCGGGCTCGGTGAGGCTTTCACCCCTAATTTAAATACCGGCACCAGTTCACGTCTAGTGAACTTGGCTGTGCCCCCTGGGCGCAATGGACTGGCTCCGGATGTATCACTGGAATACAACAGCGGGTTTGGTAACGGGCTATTGGGACTGGGGCATAAACTGGTTATTCCCTATATCCAGCGTCAAACCGACAAGGGCCTGCCTAATTATTCAGAGTGGGGTCAGACTGATCGGCAGGATAACGACCGCGATGGTCGCACCGATGAGTTTGATGAGTTTGATACGTTTATCAATCACCTGGGCGAAGAATTAGTTCTGGTGGAAGACGGTGTTTATCGCACCAAAAATGCCAGCGATTTTGCTCGCTACGAGCGTCTGTCGAAGGGTTGGCTGGTGACTCAATCCAACGGCCTGCGTTGGTATTTGGGGCAAGACTCTAATAGCCGAGTCAGTGGCAACAACGGCACATCGGTATTCTCCTGGTATCTAGAGGCGGTAGAAGATACCCATGGCAATCGTATCGACTATCAATATCGCAAGTTGGATGATGGTGTTCAGATTTATCTGGACAGGATTCAATATAATACGAATGGCGATATGGCGGTGCAGTTTCACTATGAAGACCGCCCTGACATCCTAACAAATTATAAAGCGGGTTTTGAGATTAAAACCGCTTATCGCTTGCAGCGCGTGGAAACACAATTTGCCGGGCGCCACTTACGTAAATACGAATTTTCCTATCAGCCGCTAACGGAATGGCAAAGCCTCTCTTTGTTACAGGAAGTCCATTCCAGTGCAGGCGAGGGCGAATCTACGGTAACCCTGCCACCAGTACGCTATGGCTACACCCACTATCAGCAGGATCAGGTGTTTATGTCACCGATGCCGGCTGCGAGTCAGGTACCACTGAATAACCCCGACGTTGCCTTCTTGGATATTAACCGCGATGGACTGCCGGATATTATTAACACCGCACCGAATAAAGACAGCTACTGGCTCAACCTAGGTCCAGGGGACGATGGCCTGCCGCAATGGCAGAACTATCGCGAAATGAGTACTTTTTCCTATAGCCGAATTTCTAATCCCGCCGTTACCTGGGCTGATATCGATGGTGACGGGCTGGTTAATATGCTGCAGTACAATTCCGGCAGTATTGATTACTTCCACTTGGATGAAACGCATAATTGGCAGTATAGCGGGGCACTCAATCGCCTGTATATTCCCCTGGACAGTCCAAACGTTGAAATGGTGGATATCAATAACGATAAGCGCATTGACGTTTTTACAACCTCTGCTAGCACTAATGGGAAGGTTACATCTCATATAGTGCAGTTGAACCACCCCGATGGCTGGTCGCAGCCCATCGAATTACCGATACCTGCAGATAGCCAGAGAGTGCGTTTGGGTGATCCCAATGTCTTTCTTCGGGATATGAACGGAGATGGTCTGCCTGATCTGGTTTGGGTTAGCAATGGCTACGCGGCTTACTACGCTAACCGTGGCCTGCAGGGTTTTGCTCCCGCAGTAGTGTTTGCCAATAGTCCCGATACGTTACACAACCTCAAGAATGTTCGTGTTACTGATATCAATGCCGACGGCCGCGCTGACCTGGTGTATCTGAATGGAACCCATGTATCCATCTGGCTTAACCAGGGCCTGAACAGCAACCAACATCAATTAGCTCAATTTAGCCAGCCACAACTGATTCAGGCCCAAGGCAATGTGGCTCCCGAAGAGGTGCGCCTAGTCGATATTAATGGTAACGGCTCTACGGATATTGTTTGGTACAGCCCCGGTCGCGGTGCTAATACTTTTTATTTCGCAGAGCTATTCCCCAATGAGCAACCGAATCAGCTAAAAACGATCGACAATGGCCTGGGTGCATTGACGACCCTGGAGTACGGCTCTGTTGTCGAGGAGATGGTGAGAGACCGCGAGGGTAACAGCTCCTGGTCGCAGGGTATCCCTGTGGCAATGCAGGTACTTAAGCGCGTTGTTGTGGATGATGGCCGCGGTGGTGAACAGCAAACCACCGAGATGGATTACTGGGACGGCTTTTACGATGCTGCCGATAAAGAATTCCAGGGCTTTGCACACAGTGAAGAGCGTCGCGTGGGCGATGCCAGTACCCCGACACTGGCAACCCGCTACGAATTCCACCTGGGCCAAAAAGCCGATGGCACCGAACAGGAAGCCCTACAGGGCAAGATCAAACAAATAGAAACCCGCGATGCCTTCGGCGGAATTTTCTGGCGAGAGGAAAATCAGTGGGAGTTGCGCCAACTGCTGTCCGGTTATGCCGAGGAAAGCCGCAAAGTCGAGTTTGCGGCTATGACCGAACGCCAGCAGCATATGCTGGAGCGAGGCAGCGGTACCCCAGTGACCCTTGCCTGGGAGTATGACTACGATAATTACGGCAATACCACTTATATCAAAGAGCTGGGCCGTACCGATGGCAACTGGCAGGACGAGCGTATTACCCAATTGCGCTTCAGTGCGGAATCCGCCTCTGCACAGGGCCACTGGTTCCTGCACCTACCGCTAGAGCGCAAGGTTACCGACCTATCGGGCCGCGCTGTGGCCAAAGAGCAGTGGTTCTACGATGATGAAAGTTTCTCCGCTGGTAATTTAGGCGCGGTCTCCAAGGGCAACCTGACCCTGCGTCGACTCTGGCACGATGCTGAGAGTGCAGATGCCTATGTTGCCGCAGAGCGCCACCGCTACGATGCCTTCGGCAACCGCATTCAAAGTTATGACCCCTTGTGGGACGCCAACACAGGCCACCAAACCAAAGTCACTTACGACTCGCAATATCATACCTTCCCAACAGAAGTGGGTTTGCATACCGGCAGCCGCTGGCTCACCGCTCGTGCGGGTTACGACAAAGGTCTGGGTGTACTTACCGACTACACCGACTTTAACGGACAGCAGACCCAATATGGTTACGACAGCCACGGGCGCCTCACTGCCATGGCCAAGCCAGGGGACAGCCTGCAACTCCCCACGGTTGAGTACGATTACCAACTGGCGCAGATGGTGGATGGTCACCGTATCAGCTGGGTAGAGACTCGCCAGCGCGAGCGGAGTGGTGCTAGCGGTACCATCGACAGCCGCCGTTTTTACGACGGTCTGGGCCGCACCCTGATGGTGCGCAGTGAAGCCGAGCAACCGGGACAGGTTGTGGTCAGCGATCACAGTAACTTTAATGCGCGCGGCCAAGTAGTGCAGACCGCACTGCCTTACTTTGCCCAGGGGCTCGCCTATCGCGCTAATGATAAAGGCCAGCACCACCGACAATATCTTTACGACGCCCAAGGGCGTACCCAGGAGGTTTATCAGCCCTATACCGCGCAAAGTGGGGAAAGTGTCTTCAATCGCATCACCTATTTGCCCATGGCACAGGTGCTGGAAGATGAAGAGCAAACTCGTGCGAACAGTGTTCACCATGGCGCCGCCAAAAAACTGGTGTTTGATGGCCTGCAAACGGCGCAGGGTGAGTACCGCCTGAGGCAAGTGGATGAAATTGTTGGAGCCAATACCCAGGGCGGCATCGGTGGTGCCACCTGGTCCACCTATTACGACTACGACCTCAATGGTAATTTTACCCGCCTGCAGGATGCGCAAAATAATGTGCGCACCATGCACTACGACGACCTGGGGCGTATGCGCTTCTTGGACGACCCCAACCGCGGACAGCGCTGGCAGTACTTTGACGATGCCGGCAACCTACTGGCCACCCGCGATGCCCTGGGGCAGGAGCGGCACTATCGCTACGACGGCGCCAACCGTCTCTTTGCCGAGTATCAATTATCGCCGCGAGGAGAAGCTCCCAGCGGCGCAAATTGGCAACCGGGCTTGCAGCTGGGCTCCACCTCACCGGTAGTCAGCTACCAGTACGACCAGCGCGGCGAAGAGGGCGGTGCCTTCCTGCTTGGGCGCCTGGCCAAAGTGACCGACCAAGCTGGCTTCGAGCAATGGGGATATGACGCACGCGGCCGAGTGGTACAGCGCCAGCGCAAGATTACCGGCCCACAAATTGACAGCCCCCTCTACACCACGCGCTTCGCCTATGACAGTGCTGGGCGTATGACACAGCAGTTCTACCCCGACAATAGCCGGGTGAACTTCGAATACAACACCCGCGGCCTGCTCGAGCGCATCCCGGGAGTGGTGGAACGCCTGGACTATACCGCCAATGGGGTTTTGCAGCACCAAGGGCTGGCCAATGGTGTTGAAACTGATTGGGGCTTTGACGAGCGCCAGCGACTGGCTGGCTTGCGCACCCAGCGCAGCGGGGACGCCCTGCCACTGCAACAGTGGGATTACCGTTTTGATGCCGTCTCCAATGTACTCGGTATCGACGATCAACGCCCCAGTGACGCTCTCGCCGCAATGGCTGCCGAACTCGGCGCAACCAGTGCTCAGGCAGCCTCCCTGGCAAAAAATATTGTCTACAGCTACGACGATGTCTATCGCCTGACCGGCGTTGCCGACGATATCGAGCAGGTTTATTACAGCTACGACAAAATCGGCAACCTGCTGCAAGTGGGTCGCGCGAGTGTCGACCTGGCAGATATGGCCACCGCTGGAAATACCCAGATCACAGATCTGCGTTACGGCGGCAGCCATGACAATGGCAACACTGGCGCCTCCAACCGCAGCAGCCGTGGCAGCCTGCCCGGACCCCAAGCGTTGAGCTGGGCTGAAGGCCTGATTGAATACGATGACAACGGTAATCGTACGCAAGCCGGCGACCAGACCTACCACTGGGACCACGACCAGCGCCTGACTTATGCCGGTAATAAGCAAGCTGCTGACCAGTACGGTTATGACTTTAAACACCAGCGCCGCTTTAAAATCACCGAACGTACAGGCGGAGCTCGCAGCGTCACTCTGTATATCGACGGAGATAGTGAAGTACGTGATGGCAAATTACTGAAGTACATCAGTGTTGGCCAGAAACGTATTGCCCGCAGTGACCAGAGTGGAGAAGTGTTCACGCCGACTGAGTATTACCTGCACACGCACGTAGGTTCTACCGACCTGACTCTGGATAAGGCTGGCAAGATCATTAATGCCTTTACCTATAAGTCTTACGGCGAGCTGGAAAATGTCTTCGGTGATAGTACCGCAGCACCTTACCGCTATGCGGGTAAAGAGCTGGATGAATCTACGGGGTTAGGTTACTTCGAGCGTCGCTACCTGCAGTCTGACTTTGGTACCTTTATCAGCCCGGATCCGGTGCTAAATCACTCGGGACGTTTTACGGATCCACAGCGTTGGACGCCTTATCGCTATGCGCGGAATAATCCGATTAACTTTATAGATCCGATGGGAGAGTCGGTTGTAGAAGCTGGTTCTGGTTCTGATTGTTGTGGTGGTGAACCTTCCAAGCCAAAGGAGGTAAAAATAACTGTAAGTGGAACACCAAATGGAAACTATGCGTCGAGTTGGGCTTATCCTGACGGTGACCCTAATAAAGTTTACCAAGCCCCACTGTATGATTTAACTGTTACTACGGGAGATAAATCAAAAACTTTTGAGGTGATAAGATTTGGGCCGAGAAATAAGGATGGAAAAATGTCAGTTGCAGGCTTGGCGGATAAGCAAACTCATACGATTGATTGGTATCCAGAATATGAGATACATAGTGCCAATACTGACGAAAATGGTGCTTGGATAGTTTATGATAACTTTCTAATTCATGATGGACCAGATAATGAAAGGGAAACGTTTGGGACAGCTGGTTGCTTGGAGATATGTGGTCCAAAAGGGTTTTCAACGTTCAATAAGACTTTGTTAGAATTTTCTGAAGCAAAGAGTTTAGATGATGTAAAGGCAAAAATTACGTATGAGTCTGCTGACAGGCCAAAACTTTCAGATTTTAAGCTAAGGTGA